A single Methylomonas koyamae DNA region contains:
- the traN gene encoding conjugal transfer mating pair stabilization protein TraN yields MAIEFSERTSTRAICHFLMVLLIWVPTHAVVADTMSESAKIGQQTGESAVSGFVMPTLSADQKSLVLFPNTGKDVSVPISELYPDSETGNATTFTQLYGKNAATIKAGNDMQTSMESQTSHTGEAYRTLIKSANRAHPNLFDDPIWGTTDYVMQNHDLFSQYFTDCNKEVKATLTPGKGTQPDYKTCRRNPPITNTCVASHDVLLEPVILPAQGETKIASCGDGCVDLWVGIVGDNYWCDGGCAHPTVSSQYIVKHPEAIISATILYAQWDDYMRVHINDQLVWTGYNGWAPSPKCEMSTSWQAYPNINVTEPFVNARKNSILKFNAEALVSGCGEAFAQIRLKYDPLKIIIRDEWTMNDKSCQNLIKAADDGICKNVKTTCDINAGIKIGDKYCMAITTSVGQMWVCEPNFKDAPFKNIPETCTKATMTATCNSNDIPCWTKPDGTKQCVSDIEAQVPETCATLEARGCAFVRSECVDGTIGASGKCWLYQDTYDCGKEFGVIKATASVKPDCGETVRCMGEDCVDITRTQSQDFTNALAALNSAQQAAMDKTCSDPKDVTTCKVFEGKGGSCKVVNLTSEIDCCKSPTSIGIGEYIDLMYKVSKTHNIVMRLDKTNPIRGAWQTLSDPLIDAGEAVYTPIKTAWDNVLLELDSVVDNIGSECTATFSKSAYFNVVSSLRNMAMEKMVSWTADIFGPQAANALFSVAGSQGASSAVDAAGNLQGTGANLQLGGGAAYIGTMLNVIMIAYAIYQILNMVVQMIYKCEQKEYDLMAKNAVKACSFVGQYCGSKILGMCVQQNYAYCCFNSPLARILQEQIRPQLGKDFGPPKSPQCEGIAISELQKVDWSKVNLSEWIGILTSTGRLPTAQTPEKLNLDVLTGASSDLNYKGDRRNTADRNVLRLQGIDMNQTRQDAEEQGWSMGPGLAPSQP; encoded by the coding sequence ATGGCTATCGAATTTTCCGAGCGCACATCTACCCGAGCCATTTGCCATTTCTTGATGGTGTTGTTGATTTGGGTGCCGACCCATGCGGTGGTCGCTGACACTATGAGCGAATCAGCCAAAATTGGACAACAAACCGGGGAAAGCGCCGTCAGCGGGTTTGTAATGCCGACACTCAGCGCCGATCAAAAAAGCTTGGTCCTTTTTCCCAATACCGGTAAGGACGTATCGGTCCCGATCAGCGAATTGTATCCGGATTCAGAAACGGGTAACGCCACGACCTTCACCCAGTTGTACGGCAAAAACGCAGCGACCATCAAAGCCGGCAACGACATGCAAACGAGCATGGAAAGCCAAACTAGCCATACCGGCGAAGCGTACCGGACTCTAATCAAGTCGGCGAATCGGGCGCATCCCAATCTATTCGATGATCCCATCTGGGGAACGACGGATTATGTCATGCAGAACCATGATTTGTTCTCGCAATATTTCACCGACTGTAATAAGGAGGTCAAGGCGACACTCACCCCCGGTAAAGGCACGCAACCGGACTACAAAACCTGTCGGCGTAACCCTCCCATTACCAATACCTGCGTCGCCAGTCACGATGTACTGCTAGAGCCGGTCATTCTACCGGCCCAAGGCGAAACCAAAATTGCATCCTGTGGGGACGGATGCGTGGATCTTTGGGTGGGCATTGTGGGTGACAACTACTGGTGCGACGGCGGCTGCGCCCATCCCACTGTGTCCAGCCAATACATTGTGAAGCATCCGGAAGCGATCATTTCCGCGACCATCCTGTATGCCCAATGGGATGACTATATGCGGGTTCATATCAATGACCAGCTGGTCTGGACGGGTTACAACGGCTGGGCACCGTCGCCCAAGTGCGAAATGTCGACCAGTTGGCAGGCCTATCCCAACATCAATGTGACAGAACCTTTTGTCAACGCCCGGAAGAATTCCATCCTGAAATTCAATGCGGAGGCGTTGGTCTCAGGATGCGGCGAAGCCTTTGCGCAAATCCGACTGAAATACGATCCGCTGAAAATTATTATTCGGGACGAATGGACCATGAACGACAAGTCCTGCCAGAACCTAATTAAGGCGGCGGACGACGGAATTTGCAAAAACGTGAAAACCACATGTGATATCAACGCCGGGATCAAGATCGGCGACAAATATTGCATGGCCATCACCACTTCGGTGGGGCAAATGTGGGTGTGCGAACCGAATTTCAAAGACGCACCTTTCAAAAATATTCCGGAAACCTGCACCAAAGCGACCATGACCGCGACGTGCAATTCCAACGATATTCCGTGTTGGACAAAGCCGGACGGAACTAAACAGTGCGTCAGCGATATTGAAGCTCAGGTGCCGGAGACCTGCGCAACCCTGGAAGCGCGCGGCTGTGCCTTCGTCCGATCCGAGTGCGTCGACGGGACGATTGGCGCTAGCGGAAAGTGCTGGCTGTATCAGGATACCTATGATTGCGGAAAGGAATTCGGCGTGATAAAGGCGACGGCGTCCGTGAAACCGGACTGCGGCGAAACGGTACGCTGTATGGGCGAAGATTGTGTTGATATTACCCGTACACAAAGCCAGGATTTTACCAATGCCTTGGCCGCGTTGAATTCGGCACAACAAGCGGCGATGGATAAAACCTGTAGCGATCCGAAAGATGTGACCACCTGCAAGGTCTTCGAGGGCAAGGGAGGCTCATGCAAAGTAGTCAATCTGACCAGTGAAATCGATTGCTGTAAATCGCCGACCTCCATCGGCATCGGCGAGTACATCGATCTGATGTACAAGGTCAGTAAAACCCACAACATTGTCATGCGCTTGGATAAAACCAACCCGATTCGCGGGGCATGGCAAACCTTAAGCGACCCTTTGATCGATGCCGGTGAGGCGGTTTATACCCCCATTAAAACAGCCTGGGATAATGTGTTGCTTGAGCTCGATTCTGTCGTCGATAACATTGGCTCCGAGTGCACGGCCACCTTTTCTAAATCAGCGTATTTTAATGTGGTCAGTTCATTGCGGAATATGGCTATGGAAAAAATGGTTTCCTGGACTGCTGATATTTTTGGTCCACAAGCAGCGAATGCGCTATTCAGTGTTGCAGGTAGTCAAGGGGCGTCCTCAGCTGTGGATGCGGCCGGTAATTTGCAAGGGACTGGTGCGAACCTCCAGTTAGGAGGAGGGGCGGCTTATATCGGGACGATGCTCAACGTCATCATGATCGCCTATGCCATCTATCAAATTCTGAATATGGTCGTACAAATGATCTACAAGTGCGAGCAGAAGGAATACGATTTGATGGCCAAAAACGCCGTGAAAGCCTGTAGTTTTGTCGGGCAGTATTGCGGCTCCAAAATACTGGGGATGTGCGTACAACAGAACTACGCCTATTGTTGTTTCAACTCGCCGTTGGCCAGGATCCTGCAGGAACAAATCCGGCCGCAATTAGGCAAGGATTTCGGTCCGCCTAAGTCGCCCCAATGCGAAGGCATTGCAATCAGCGAACTGCAAAAAGTCGATTGGAGCAAGGTCAACCTGAGCGAATGGATCGGTATTCTCACCAGTACCGGGCGCTTACCGACGGCGCAAACCCCGGAAAAACTCAATTTGGATGTCTTGACCGGCGCCAGTTCCGATTTGAATTATAAGGGCGACCGTCGCAATACGGCGGACCGCAATGTTCTGCGGTTGCAAGGCATCGACATGAATCAGACCCGGCAAGACGCGGAGGAGCAAGGCTGGTCCATGGGTCCAGGTCTCGCTCCATCTCAACCTTAA
- a CDS encoding TraU family protein, with protein MTKPATWLQLVLLCACLCSGQSSAADALCPDAELWSGKLITDICWGCLFPIRLAGGVLDFRAPQTKGSGDSSVGDDLVPSSAASNVYCVCDGKELIPEVGMTMGYWGPARVVELVPNPWCAPTLGGTKINQSNVRLWGGSSPVVYDTDEIVFLNYHYYAFPIYVMLDLFWEDRCFADGYKDFDLLYVSELDPTWNNDELAFFTNPEVVLFANPVALAACSFDAVAASAGRPIDEMFWCAGAWGGIYPLSGHAHPGEGIAPRQSSLLMTRATAALHRRGLAHRTVGDDHVCGGTISPFIPKSQYATTMFYPVADTQSKHAIGESDLLWGAGHSYPGSGEYHVYILWRWTDCCLGF; from the coding sequence ATGACTAAACCAGCGACGTGGTTGCAACTTGTATTGCTGTGTGCGTGTTTGTGTTCGGGCCAGTCAAGTGCTGCGGACGCCCTATGTCCGGACGCGGAACTCTGGTCGGGGAAATTGATTACCGATATTTGCTGGGGATGTTTGTTTCCGATTCGGCTGGCCGGCGGTGTGCTGGATTTTCGCGCACCGCAAACAAAAGGTAGCGGCGATTCGTCCGTGGGCGACGATTTGGTTCCGTCGTCCGCCGCCAGTAATGTCTACTGCGTTTGCGACGGCAAAGAGCTTATCCCGGAAGTGGGTATGACCATGGGCTATTGGGGTCCGGCCAGGGTCGTGGAGTTGGTGCCGAATCCTTGGTGCGCGCCGACGCTTGGCGGCACAAAAATCAATCAGTCGAATGTGCGATTGTGGGGCGGTTCGTCGCCTGTTGTGTACGACACTGATGAAATAGTCTTCCTGAATTATCACTATTACGCATTCCCGATATACGTCATGCTCGATCTATTCTGGGAAGATCGGTGCTTTGCCGACGGATACAAAGATTTCGATTTGCTGTATGTCTCGGAACTGGATCCGACCTGGAACAACGATGAATTGGCATTCTTCACCAATCCGGAGGTCGTATTATTTGCGAATCCGGTGGCATTGGCGGCGTGTTCGTTCGATGCTGTTGCGGCGTCCGCCGGCCGGCCGATTGACGAAATGTTCTGGTGCGCCGGGGCCTGGGGTGGCATCTATCCGTTGTCCGGTCACGCCCATCCCGGTGAAGGCATTGCGCCGCGTCAAAGCAGTTTATTGATGACAAGAGCTACGGCCGCACTGCATCGGCGCGGCCTAGCCCATAGAACCGTTGGCGATGATCACGTCTGCGGCGGGACGATTTCCCCGTTTATTCCGAAATCCCAATACGCTACCACCATGTTTTACCCAGTGGCCGATACCCAGAGCAAACATGCGATTGGCGAAAGTGATTTGCTATGGGGAGCAGGCCATTCTTATCCCGGTTCCGGCGAATACCACGTCTACATATTGTGGCGATGGACTGACTGCTGTCTAGGATTTTAA
- a CDS encoding TrbC family F-type conjugative pilus assembly protein, translated as MAGADTDWLERSKALMQHAQQGPRPAWLDANPHAANAKALALETLKHAPSPQPFAKPKRDQRRHYVLYASTSLGRTGLLNLFEAAAGRDDVLVVFRGIRDGQRVQEFIREIHGLAQTLDAQRVPSIELDPTRFQNAHIQVVPSLTVEEGDRVVAKVEGVTDIAWLEAQLKSRPAPDDRVVDLGVHGDTQAIAELDLIKVMKTRMAGIDWTAKKREAQAHFWQKAELLSLAAAQQDRERLIDITVTAPRDVVTPAGQIIVRQGQRINPLSQLPFTQRLVVFDATQPDQVAAAEREGKAMTGRPVTYLITSLERDKGWQAFNALEERLGQSVFLLTADVRQRFNLEAVPSVVEQDGMHIKVREIAVAGHD; from the coding sequence ATGGCCGGCGCCGATACCGATTGGCTCGAGCGTTCGAAGGCGTTGATGCAGCACGCTCAACAAGGACCGCGTCCGGCCTGGTTGGATGCCAATCCGCACGCGGCGAATGCCAAGGCGCTGGCCTTGGAAACCTTAAAGCATGCGCCTTCACCGCAACCCTTCGCCAAGCCTAAGCGTGATCAACGCCGGCATTATGTCCTGTACGCTTCGACGTCCTTGGGTCGGACCGGCCTGCTCAATCTATTCGAAGCGGCCGCCGGCCGAGACGATGTGTTAGTGGTTTTCAGGGGTATTCGCGACGGTCAGCGGGTGCAGGAATTTATTCGCGAAATTCATGGTTTGGCGCAAACGCTGGATGCTCAGAGGGTTCCGTCTATCGAACTGGATCCGACCCGTTTTCAGAATGCCCACATTCAGGTGGTGCCGAGTTTGACGGTGGAGGAGGGCGACCGTGTTGTGGCCAAGGTGGAAGGGGTTACCGATATCGCCTGGTTGGAGGCACAGTTAAAATCGCGTCCGGCGCCGGATGATCGAGTCGTGGATCTGGGCGTACACGGCGATACTCAGGCTATCGCCGAGCTGGACTTGATCAAGGTGATGAAGACGCGAATGGCCGGCATCGATTGGACCGCCAAGAAACGTGAAGCACAGGCCCATTTCTGGCAAAAAGCCGAACTATTATCGCTCGCAGCGGCACAGCAAGATCGCGAGCGGTTGATTGATATCACCGTGACGGCGCCAAGAGACGTTGTCACCCCGGCAGGACAGATCATCGTCCGACAAGGGCAGCGCATCAATCCGCTGAGTCAACTGCCGTTTACCCAGCGTCTGGTGGTCTTCGATGCCACGCAACCCGATCAAGTCGCGGCGGCTGAGCGCGAGGGGAAGGCGATGACAGGTCGTCCGGTGACGTATTTGATTACCAGTCTGGAACGGGACAAAGGATGGCAGGCGTTTAATGCGCTCGAAGAGCGGTTGGGACAATCGGTGTTCTTACTCACCGCCGACGTGCGGCAACGTTTTAATCTCGAAGCGGTTCCCAGCGTCGTCGAACAAGACGGCATGCACATCAAAGTTAGAGAAATCGCGGTGGCAGGCCATGACTAA
- a CDS encoding S26 family signal peptidase: MSVSNPLDQKVFWFKKALPTLIAIVIGGAYLENRFRIGIDDQKDRCLPGNHRWFVVDTYAKDIRRDDLVAFAADQRMAMAPWFSFTHIVIKIATGVGGDTVTVDTQTARVNGSVVSEGLALAGKLKQPAAAFIRTEIVTDGELWVTGTTENSFDSRYWGVVHPDQIIGKVYALPF, encoded by the coding sequence ATGTCGGTGAGTAACCCCCTCGATCAAAAAGTATTTTGGTTTAAAAAAGCCCTCCCGACGCTGATCGCGATTGTGATTGGCGGTGCTTATCTCGAAAATCGGTTTCGCATTGGTATCGACGATCAGAAAGATCGGTGTTTGCCCGGCAATCACCGCTGGTTCGTGGTCGACACCTACGCCAAAGACATTCGCCGAGACGATCTGGTGGCGTTTGCCGCGGATCAACGCATGGCCATGGCGCCCTGGTTTTCGTTTACCCACATCGTGATCAAGATCGCGACCGGTGTGGGTGGCGACACCGTAACGGTCGATACTCAAACCGCGCGAGTGAACGGTAGCGTGGTCTCCGAAGGGTTGGCGTTGGCGGGTAAATTAAAGCAACCGGCCGCCGCGTTTATTCGGACCGAGATTGTCACAGACGGCGAATTGTGGGTGACAGGCACAACCGAGAATAGCTTCGACTCCCGCTATTGGGGCGTGGTGCATCCCGATCAGATTATAGGCAAAGTCTATGCGTTGCCATTTTAA
- the traC gene encoding type IV secretion system protein TraC — MPKQSYHRIDNLFSVLAFDPDTNLFLGEDASLGFGFLCEPLFGNDPSIADRINVLLNQEWPIDTLLQVGLWASPDIDTVMATLKTRRMEQQNPLYQALVASNVDYLRGATQHPIDKALPTRVRRFHVLVTAKIPLSGAKPTQKELRHASELLLAAFQALATSGLRPKTLTADVYVRLLNTMLNWHPEASWHDLVVPECDPRKLIREQLFDFDNELAVDQTGVTLGNKRVKTLSVKRLPDQVYFGSALSYLGDLLSGARGIRDNVLISVTLHYPDSEATRMKLETKRQFTANQAVGPLLNIVPQLAIRKHNFDLLFDALNDGDRPIRTYFGMVLFCDPHEESQAVSNARTYYRELGFQLLEDRYFGLPYFLNCLPLGAELSQVQVSNRYITMATRHAIPLLPMFADWSGTGSPVLNFISRSGQLVNVSLFDSGSNFNCCIAAQSGSGKSFLTNEIIVNYLTEGAQIWVIDVGRSYQNLADTLDGEFMEFTADKQICLNPFELVQNWEDEADVVAGLVTAMAAPTEKLSDFQTAGLKRILKGLWDEMAQKMTVDDIAQRLRAESDQRLKDVGEQLFPFTSTGEYGRFFNGVNNVRFQNSFTVLELEELKGRKHLQQVVLLQLIYQIQQEMYLGERDRRKIVIIDESWDLLSMGDAATFIEHGYRRFRKYGGAAVTITQSVNDLYRSPTGRAIVENSANMYLLGQKPEAIDTIKNENRLPLSDGGIQLLKSVHTIPGVYSEIFFITEYGQGIARLVVDPYKRLLYSTKAEHVNAIKNLKRQGYSTDAAIRHLLLQQETRHVA, encoded by the coding sequence ATGCCTAAACAAAGTTACCACAGAATCGACAATTTATTCTCCGTGTTGGCGTTCGATCCCGATACCAATCTGTTTTTGGGAGAAGACGCCAGCTTGGGATTCGGTTTTTTGTGCGAGCCGCTCTTCGGAAACGATCCGTCGATCGCCGATCGCATCAACGTCTTGTTGAATCAGGAATGGCCGATCGACACCTTGCTCCAGGTGGGTTTGTGGGCGTCGCCCGATATCGACACGGTGATGGCCACCTTGAAGACGCGCCGAATGGAGCAACAAAATCCGTTGTATCAAGCCTTGGTGGCTTCCAATGTGGACTATCTGCGTGGGGCGACTCAGCATCCGATCGATAAAGCCTTGCCGACACGGGTTAGGCGGTTTCATGTGCTGGTGACTGCAAAGATACCGTTGTCGGGGGCAAAACCCACTCAGAAAGAATTGAGACATGCGTCGGAATTGCTCTTGGCCGCGTTTCAAGCGTTAGCGACGAGTGGATTAAGGCCAAAGACATTGACGGCCGACGTGTATGTCCGTCTGTTGAACACGATGTTGAATTGGCACCCCGAAGCCAGCTGGCACGATCTGGTGGTGCCCGAGTGCGATCCGCGTAAATTGATCCGCGAACAATTATTCGATTTCGATAACGAACTGGCGGTCGATCAGACCGGCGTGACTCTTGGCAACAAACGGGTTAAAACCTTATCGGTCAAACGGCTGCCGGATCAAGTGTATTTTGGCTCGGCCCTGAGCTATTTGGGGGATCTACTGAGCGGAGCCCGTGGTATTCGCGACAATGTGTTGATCTCCGTCACACTGCATTACCCGGATTCGGAAGCCACACGGATGAAATTGGAGACCAAGCGTCAATTCACCGCCAATCAGGCGGTGGGACCGCTATTAAATATCGTTCCGCAGTTAGCGATCCGAAAACACAATTTCGACTTACTCTTCGATGCGCTGAACGATGGTGATCGCCCCATCCGCACTTATTTCGGCATGGTGTTGTTCTGCGATCCTCATGAAGAATCCCAAGCCGTGTCCAATGCACGCACCTATTACCGGGAGCTGGGTTTTCAGCTGCTCGAAGACCGGTATTTTGGTTTGCCATATTTTCTGAATTGCCTGCCCTTGGGCGCGGAACTCAGCCAAGTGCAAGTGAGTAACCGCTATATCACGATGGCAACCCGTCACGCCATTCCGCTGTTGCCGATGTTTGCCGATTGGTCGGGGACTGGTTCGCCGGTACTCAACTTTATTTCGCGCTCAGGACAACTGGTCAATGTCTCGTTATTTGATTCCGGATCGAATTTCAATTGCTGCATCGCCGCGCAATCGGGGTCCGGTAAATCGTTTCTGACCAATGAAATTATCGTCAATTATCTCACCGAAGGGGCGCAGATCTGGGTAATTGACGTCGGCCGCTCCTATCAGAATCTGGCCGACACGCTGGACGGCGAATTCATGGAATTTACGGCGGACAAACAGATTTGCCTGAATCCCTTCGAGTTGGTGCAAAACTGGGAAGATGAAGCCGATGTGGTGGCCGGACTGGTCACCGCGATGGCGGCACCCACCGAAAAACTCAGCGACTTTCAGACCGCCGGATTAAAGCGGATCTTAAAAGGGCTATGGGATGAAATGGCGCAAAAGATGACCGTCGACGATATCGCTCAGCGGTTGCGGGCGGAATCCGACCAAAGACTGAAGGATGTCGGCGAACAGCTTTTTCCCTTCACGTCGACCGGCGAATATGGCCGGTTCTTCAACGGCGTCAACAATGTTCGGTTTCAGAATAGTTTTACCGTGTTGGAGTTGGAGGAATTGAAGGGGCGCAAACACTTACAACAAGTCGTGTTGCTGCAATTGATCTATCAGATCCAACAGGAAATGTATCTCGGAGAGCGCGATCGGCGCAAGATCGTGATCATCGACGAATCCTGGGATTTATTGAGTATGGGGGACGCAGCGACCTTCATTGAACATGGTTATCGACGGTTCCGAAAATACGGAGGTGCCGCGGTGACGATTACCCAGTCGGTCAACGATTTGTATCGCTCGCCGACCGGCCGAGCCATCGTCGAGAACTCGGCCAATATGTATCTGTTAGGTCAAAAACCGGAAGCGATCGACACCATTAAAAACGAGAATCGTCTGCCGCTCTCCGATGGCGGAATCCAATTGCTCAAATCGGTTCACACTATCCCCGGCGTCTACTCGGAAATTTTCTTTATCACCGAATACGGTCAAGGCATCGCCCGTCTGGTGGTCGATCCCTACAAACGCTTGCTGTATTCCACCAAGGCCGAACACGTCAACGCGATCAAAAATCTGAAACGGCAAGGCTATTCGACCGATGCCGCCATCCGCCATTTATTGCTACAACAGGAAACACGCCATGTCGCTTAA
- a CDS encoding RRXRR domain-containing protein → MKVSPRNNQNGRLKVQVFSSDGTELVPCNAARARRLIKNKQAKVRTVNPYSIELNRSVNPDA, encoded by the coding sequence ATGAAAGTGAGTCCTCGGAATAACCAGAATGGCCGGTTAAAGGTCCAGGTTTTTAGCAGCGATGGCACCGAGCTGGTGCCGTGTAATGCGGCAAGAGCCAGAAGGCTTATCAAAAACAAGCAAGCGAAGGTCCGTACCGTTAACCCTTACTCGATAGAGTTAAACAGAAGCGTAAACCCCGATGCCTAA